Proteins encoded together in one Calditrichota bacterium window:
- a CDS encoding ComF family protein encodes MFSRLREWSFWSLLFPSRCVYCAKEMPGSSVLFCDACWAELPRAEKTPSEKTPRHVDRLHAGFAYREGGITREIVHALKFDGHTSLAPKMADFLIRTLPPGFVQEDVVWTPVPLHWLRLGDRSFNQSMLLCRELTGRIGGETQPLLKRTRNTPAQSGQGFRTRHQNVKGAFSYSFSEETPKSVLLIDDVVTTGATVSECARVLKNQGVERVQVLTFAKAVS; translated from the coding sequence GTGTTCTCCCGTCTTCGCGAATGGTCTTTCTGGTCACTGCTTTTCCCTTCGAGATGCGTCTATTGCGCCAAGGAAATGCCCGGATCGTCCGTGCTCTTCTGTGATGCCTGCTGGGCCGAGCTCCCGCGTGCTGAAAAGACTCCCTCTGAAAAGACTCCGCGGCATGTCGACCGATTGCACGCCGGTTTTGCGTACCGGGAAGGCGGTATCACACGTGAAATCGTACATGCCCTGAAATTCGACGGCCATACTTCGCTTGCTCCGAAGATGGCGGATTTTCTGATTCGAACTCTGCCGCCCGGTTTTGTGCAAGAAGACGTCGTCTGGACTCCCGTTCCGCTGCATTGGCTAAGGCTCGGCGACCGGTCGTTCAATCAAAGCATGCTGCTCTGCCGTGAACTGACCGGAAGAATTGGCGGAGAAACACAGCCGCTTCTAAAACGAACACGCAACACTCCCGCGCAAAGCGGGCAAGGCTTTCGTACCCGCCACCAGAATGTCAAAGGCGCATTCAGTTATTCATTTAGCGAGGAGACTCCCAAATCCGTGTTGTTGATTGATGATGTTGTTACGACCGGCGCGACGGTTTCAGAGTGCGCGCGCGTCTTGAAGAACCAAGGCGTCGAGCGCGTACAGGTGCTGACTTTCGCGAAAGCGGTTTCATGA